In Gossypium arboreum isolate Shixiya-1 chromosome 5, ASM2569848v2, whole genome shotgun sequence, a single genomic region encodes these proteins:
- the LOC108468754 gene encoding MDIS1-interacting receptor like kinase 2-like isoform X1, with protein sequence MKRVAWLPSLLLLIVTLRTCLSDVESNSTAEALALLNWKASLLSLTNRSVLPSWTVSPGNAQASPCGWFGIHCKGDSVSRINLTSYGVKGTFHAFPFSSLPKLDELDLSINGLFGTIPPQINQLSNLTYLDLSYNQLSGKIPPQIGQLIHLKTLHLVQNMLNGSIPDEIGQLESLEELALQNNYLNGSIPSSLGNLANLTYLYMLNNSLSGNIPSEIGKLSSLQELYIDNNQLTGSIPSTFRNLKHLRLLNLSTNSLSGSIPSEFGHMESLNWLVLFKNNLSGFIPPSLGNLTDLTILQLYENKLFGPIPEELGNLKLLVFLEVSQNQLNGSIPSSFANLSNLETLFLRDNQLSGPIPQEIGNFMKMWMLELDGNQFTGQLPENICRGGTLEYFIANDNHFRGPIPKDLKNCSSLKRVRLERNRLTGNISEDFGVYPSLKFISLSDNGFYGEISPQWASCNNLSSLQIARNNITGRIPPELGNSAQLQALDLSSNHLVGEIPKELTKLTSLTRLILSGNQLSGGIPVEVGSFSQLEYLDLSANRLSQSIPETTGDMLKLYYLNLSSNNFSLGIPRQIGKLVQVNELDLSHNMLSGEIPTQFQSLQSLSTLNLSYNNLSGSITIFNELRGLVQVDIAHNELEGPVPDVPAFQNASIQALEGNKGLCGNVSGLKPCKVSKNGHHKLLYAIMLPLLGAAILSIAILALFFGLKKKGKDADEERESTKIDENLFAISSVDGRLLYAEIISATKNFNSQCCVRKGEYGNVYRVQLSSGDIVAVKKVLPLHADEVRTAKEFQNEVMALIDIQHGNIVKFYGFCCSAEQSFLVYKYLEKGSLATNLSNDETAKELDWDKRLNIINGVAYALSYLHHDCSPPIVHRDITSNNVLLDLEFEAHISGFGMAKLLNPDSSNWTNLAGTYGYVAPELAYTMKVTEKCDVYSFGVLILEVIVGAHPGDLIATLPSSSLEMRLLAKDVLDQKPLPPSAYIQDKLVSLMKIAFMCLADNPHSRPTMCAVSQLLAS encoded by the exons ATGAAGAGAGTAGCCTGGCTTCCTTCCCTGCTGCTCCTGATAGTTACGTTGCGTACTTGTTTATCTGATGTTGAGTCTAATTCTACAGCAGAAGCACTTGCGCTCCTCAATTGGAAAGCCAGCCTTCTATCCCTCACAAACCGTTCTGTTTTGCCTTCGTGGACAGTCTCGCCTGGAAATGCACAAGCAAGTCCCTGCGGTTGGTTTGGGATCCATTGCAAGGGTGACAGCGTTTCCAGAATCAATCTTACGAGTTATGGTGTAAAAGGTACATTCCATGCATTTCCATTCTCATCTTTGCCTAAGCTTGACGAGTTAGACCTTAGCATCAATGGACTTTTTGGCACAATCCCACCTCAAATCAATCAACTCTCTAATCTCACTTACCTTGATTTATCATATAATCAGTTGTCTGGAAAAATCCCACCTCAAATTGGTCAACTTATTCATCTGAAGACCCTTCACCTTGTTCAAAACATGTTGAATGGCTCCATCCCTGACGAAATAGGTCAGCTAGAGTCCCTCGAAGAGCTTGCCTTGCAAAACAACTATCTAAATGGTTCCATCCCTTCTTCTTTGGGTAACTTGGCCAACCTGACCTACTTGTATATGTTAAATAATTCCCTTTCTGGTAACATCCCTTCAGAAATAGGAAAACTTAGCAGCTTGCAGGAACTTTACATTGACAACAACCAACTCACAGGTTCCATCCCTTCCACTTTTAGAAACCTAAAACACTTGAGATTGCTCAATTTGTCCACTAACAGTCTTTCAGGATCCATCCCTTCTGAATTTGGGCATATGGAATCTCTGAATTGGTTAGTACTTTTTAAAAACAATCTATCAGGTTTCATCCCACCCTCACTCGGAAACTTGACTGATCTGACCATTCTCCAACTGTATGAAAATAAGCTTTTTGGCCCCATTCCTGAAGAGTTAGGGAACTTGAAATTATTGGTTTTCCTAGAGGTGAGTCAAAACCAACTCAATGGTTCTATTCCATCTTCATTTGCTAATTTGAGCAACTTGGAAACTTTGTTCCTCCGAGACAACCAACTTTCCGGTCCCATACCTCAAGAAATAGGAAACTTCATGAAAATGTGGATGTTGGAACTCGATGGAAACCAGTTCACTGGGCAGCTGCCAGAAAACATTTGCAGAGGTGGAACACTGGAATATTTCATAGCCAATGATAACCATTTCAGAGGACCAATACCCAAAGACTTGAAAAACTGCAGCAGCCTAAAAAGAGTGCGCCTGGAAAGAAATAGACTGACTGGAAACATATCAGAAGATTTCGGAGTCTATCCAAGCTTGAAATTTATAAGCCTTAGTGACAATGGCTTTTATGGTGAAATTTCACCTCAGTGGGCGTCGTGCAATAATTTGAGCAGCCTACAGATTGCCCGGAACAACATCACTGGCAGAATACCACCTGAGCTTGGAAACTCAGCTCAGCTTCAGGCTCTTGATCTTTCTTCAAATCATTTAGTTGGGGAGATTCCTAAGGAACTGACAAAATTGACATCTTTAACAAGGCTTATTTTGTCAGGGAATCAACTCTCTGGTGGTATACCAGTGGAAGTTGGATCTTTTTCCCAACTCGAGTATCTTGATTTGTCGGCAAACAGATTGAGTCAGTCCATCCCCGAGACTACAGGGGATATGTTGAAATTGTACTACTTGAATTTGAGTAGTAACAATTTCAGCCTTGGAATTCCACGTCAGATAGGCAAGTTAGTTCAAGTGAATGAATTAGATCTGAGTCATAACATGCTTTCAGGGGAGATTCCAACACAATTTCAATCTTTGCAGAGCTTGTCAACGTTGAACCTCTCTTACAATAACCTCTCTGGTAGCATCACCATTTTCAATGAGCTCCGAGGCTTGGTCCAAGTTGACATAGCACATAATGAATTGGAGGGTCCAGTTCCTGATGTCCCAGCGTTTCAGAATGCTTCAATACAAGCATTAGAAGGAAACAAGGGTTTGTGTGGCAATGTTAGTGGGTTGAAACCTTGCAAGGTTTCTAAAAACGGCCACCACAAGTTACTCTACGCAATCATGCTTCCTCTGTTAGGAGCTGCTATCCTTTCAATTGCTATTCTGGCTTTGTTTTTTGgcttaaaaaaaaaaggcaaagatGCAGATGAAGAAAGGGAAAGCACCAAGATTGATGAGAACCTCTTTGCAATATCGTCCGTCGATGGAAGATTGTTATATGCTGAGATTATAAGTGCTACTAAAAACTTTAATTCTCAGTGCTGCGTTAGAAAGGGAGAATACGGAAATGTATACCGAGTACAACTGTCATCAGGTGATATTGTAGCTGTGAAGAAAGTCCTTCCACTGCATGCTGATGAAGTTAGAACTGCAAAAGAATTCCAAAATGAAGTAATGGCGCTCATAGATATACAGCATGGTAATATTGTGAAGTTCTACGGGTTTTGTTGCTCTGCTGAACAATCATTCTTGGTTTACAAATACCTCGAAAAAGGTAGTTTGGCTACCAATCTAAGCAATGATGAAACAGCAAAAGAATTGGACTGGGATAAAAGGCTGAATATTATAAATGGGGTTGCTTATGCCCTGTCTTACTTGCACCATGATTGCTCACCACCAATTGTCCATCGAGACATTACAAGCAACAATGTTTTACTCGACTTGGAATTTGAAGCTCACATTTCAGGTTTTGGCATGGCTAAACTTCTCAATCCAGACTCATCTAATTGGACCAATCTTGCTGGAACATATGGATATGTCGCACCAG AGCTTGCCTACACAATGAAGGTTACAGAAAAGTGTGACGTTTATAGTTTTGGAGTGCTGATTCTGGAAGTTATCGTGGGAGCACATCCGGGTGATTTGATCGCCACGCTACCATCTTCATCCCTTGAAATGCGGCTTCTGGCGAAAGATGTCTTGGATCAAAAGCCTTTACCTCCATCAGCATACATTCAAGACAAACTAGTATCTTTAATGAAGATTGCTTTTATGTGTTTGGCTGACAATCCACATTCTAGACCAACCATGTGCGCTGTTTCTCAGCTGTTAGCCAGCTGA
- the LOC108468754 gene encoding MDIS1-interacting receptor like kinase 2-like isoform X2: protein MRYEALAFNVFQRPNLQWRGRRRPQQSEALALLNWKASLLSLTNRSVLPSWTVSPGNAQASPCGWFGIHCKGDSVSRINLTSYGVKGTFHAFPFSSLPKLDELDLSINGLFGTIPPQINQLSNLTYLDLSYNQLSGKIPPQIGQLIHLKTLHLVQNMLNGSIPDEIGQLESLEELALQNNYLNGSIPSSLGNLANLTYLYMLNNSLSGNIPSEIGKLSSLQELYIDNNQLTGSIPSTFRNLKHLRLLNLSTNSLSGSIPSEFGHMESLNWLVLFKNNLSGFIPPSLGNLTDLTILQLYENKLFGPIPEELGNLKLLVFLEVSQNQLNGSIPSSFANLSNLETLFLRDNQLSGPIPQEIGNFMKMWMLELDGNQFTGQLPENICRGGTLEYFIANDNHFRGPIPKDLKNCSSLKRVRLERNRLTGNISEDFGVYPSLKFISLSDNGFYGEISPQWASCNNLSSLQIARNNITGRIPPELGNSAQLQALDLSSNHLVGEIPKELTKLTSLTRLILSGNQLSGGIPVEVGSFSQLEYLDLSANRLSQSIPETTGDMLKLYYLNLSSNNFSLGIPRQIGKLVQVNELDLSHNMLSGEIPTQFQSLQSLSTLNLSYNNLSGSITIFNELRGLVQVDIAHNELEGPVPDVPAFQNASIQALEGNKGLCGNVSGLKPCKVSKNGHHKLLYAIMLPLLGAAILSIAILALFFGLKKKGKDADEERESTKIDENLFAISSVDGRLLYAEIISATKNFNSQCCVRKGEYGNVYRVQLSSGDIVAVKKVLPLHADEVRTAKEFQNEVMALIDIQHGNIVKFYGFCCSAEQSFLVYKYLEKGSLATNLSNDETAKELDWDKRLNIINGVAYALSYLHHDCSPPIVHRDITSNNVLLDLEFEAHISGFGMAKLLNPDSSNWTNLAGTYGYVAPELAYTMKVTEKCDVYSFGVLILEVIVGAHPGDLIATLPSSSLEMRLLAKDVLDQKPLPPSAYIQDKLVSLMKIAFMCLADNPHSRPTMCAVSQLLAS, encoded by the exons CAGAAGCACTTGCGCTCCTCAATTGGAAAGCCAGCCTTCTATCCCTCACAAACCGTTCTGTTTTGCCTTCGTGGACAGTCTCGCCTGGAAATGCACAAGCAAGTCCCTGCGGTTGGTTTGGGATCCATTGCAAGGGTGACAGCGTTTCCAGAATCAATCTTACGAGTTATGGTGTAAAAGGTACATTCCATGCATTTCCATTCTCATCTTTGCCTAAGCTTGACGAGTTAGACCTTAGCATCAATGGACTTTTTGGCACAATCCCACCTCAAATCAATCAACTCTCTAATCTCACTTACCTTGATTTATCATATAATCAGTTGTCTGGAAAAATCCCACCTCAAATTGGTCAACTTATTCATCTGAAGACCCTTCACCTTGTTCAAAACATGTTGAATGGCTCCATCCCTGACGAAATAGGTCAGCTAGAGTCCCTCGAAGAGCTTGCCTTGCAAAACAACTATCTAAATGGTTCCATCCCTTCTTCTTTGGGTAACTTGGCCAACCTGACCTACTTGTATATGTTAAATAATTCCCTTTCTGGTAACATCCCTTCAGAAATAGGAAAACTTAGCAGCTTGCAGGAACTTTACATTGACAACAACCAACTCACAGGTTCCATCCCTTCCACTTTTAGAAACCTAAAACACTTGAGATTGCTCAATTTGTCCACTAACAGTCTTTCAGGATCCATCCCTTCTGAATTTGGGCATATGGAATCTCTGAATTGGTTAGTACTTTTTAAAAACAATCTATCAGGTTTCATCCCACCCTCACTCGGAAACTTGACTGATCTGACCATTCTCCAACTGTATGAAAATAAGCTTTTTGGCCCCATTCCTGAAGAGTTAGGGAACTTGAAATTATTGGTTTTCCTAGAGGTGAGTCAAAACCAACTCAATGGTTCTATTCCATCTTCATTTGCTAATTTGAGCAACTTGGAAACTTTGTTCCTCCGAGACAACCAACTTTCCGGTCCCATACCTCAAGAAATAGGAAACTTCATGAAAATGTGGATGTTGGAACTCGATGGAAACCAGTTCACTGGGCAGCTGCCAGAAAACATTTGCAGAGGTGGAACACTGGAATATTTCATAGCCAATGATAACCATTTCAGAGGACCAATACCCAAAGACTTGAAAAACTGCAGCAGCCTAAAAAGAGTGCGCCTGGAAAGAAATAGACTGACTGGAAACATATCAGAAGATTTCGGAGTCTATCCAAGCTTGAAATTTATAAGCCTTAGTGACAATGGCTTTTATGGTGAAATTTCACCTCAGTGGGCGTCGTGCAATAATTTGAGCAGCCTACAGATTGCCCGGAACAACATCACTGGCAGAATACCACCTGAGCTTGGAAACTCAGCTCAGCTTCAGGCTCTTGATCTTTCTTCAAATCATTTAGTTGGGGAGATTCCTAAGGAACTGACAAAATTGACATCTTTAACAAGGCTTATTTTGTCAGGGAATCAACTCTCTGGTGGTATACCAGTGGAAGTTGGATCTTTTTCCCAACTCGAGTATCTTGATTTGTCGGCAAACAGATTGAGTCAGTCCATCCCCGAGACTACAGGGGATATGTTGAAATTGTACTACTTGAATTTGAGTAGTAACAATTTCAGCCTTGGAATTCCACGTCAGATAGGCAAGTTAGTTCAAGTGAATGAATTAGATCTGAGTCATAACATGCTTTCAGGGGAGATTCCAACACAATTTCAATCTTTGCAGAGCTTGTCAACGTTGAACCTCTCTTACAATAACCTCTCTGGTAGCATCACCATTTTCAATGAGCTCCGAGGCTTGGTCCAAGTTGACATAGCACATAATGAATTGGAGGGTCCAGTTCCTGATGTCCCAGCGTTTCAGAATGCTTCAATACAAGCATTAGAAGGAAACAAGGGTTTGTGTGGCAATGTTAGTGGGTTGAAACCTTGCAAGGTTTCTAAAAACGGCCACCACAAGTTACTCTACGCAATCATGCTTCCTCTGTTAGGAGCTGCTATCCTTTCAATTGCTATTCTGGCTTTGTTTTTTGgcttaaaaaaaaaaggcaaagatGCAGATGAAGAAAGGGAAAGCACCAAGATTGATGAGAACCTCTTTGCAATATCGTCCGTCGATGGAAGATTGTTATATGCTGAGATTATAAGTGCTACTAAAAACTTTAATTCTCAGTGCTGCGTTAGAAAGGGAGAATACGGAAATGTATACCGAGTACAACTGTCATCAGGTGATATTGTAGCTGTGAAGAAAGTCCTTCCACTGCATGCTGATGAAGTTAGAACTGCAAAAGAATTCCAAAATGAAGTAATGGCGCTCATAGATATACAGCATGGTAATATTGTGAAGTTCTACGGGTTTTGTTGCTCTGCTGAACAATCATTCTTGGTTTACAAATACCTCGAAAAAGGTAGTTTGGCTACCAATCTAAGCAATGATGAAACAGCAAAAGAATTGGACTGGGATAAAAGGCTGAATATTATAAATGGGGTTGCTTATGCCCTGTCTTACTTGCACCATGATTGCTCACCACCAATTGTCCATCGAGACATTACAAGCAACAATGTTTTACTCGACTTGGAATTTGAAGCTCACATTTCAGGTTTTGGCATGGCTAAACTTCTCAATCCAGACTCATCTAATTGGACCAATCTTGCTGGAACATATGGATATGTCGCACCAG AGCTTGCCTACACAATGAAGGTTACAGAAAAGTGTGACGTTTATAGTTTTGGAGTGCTGATTCTGGAAGTTATCGTGGGAGCACATCCGGGTGATTTGATCGCCACGCTACCATCTTCATCCCTTGAAATGCGGCTTCTGGCGAAAGATGTCTTGGATCAAAAGCCTTTACCTCCATCAGCATACATTCAAGACAAACTAGTATCTTTAATGAAGATTGCTTTTATGTGTTTGGCTGACAATCCACATTCTAGACCAACCATGTGCGCTGTTTCTCAGCTGTTAGCCAGCTGA